TTGAAAAGCACCAGGGATTGCAGGCGCTCCTCGCACCATTCGGGGGGTGGCTCATGCCGATCCAGTACGCCGGAATTCTCGCCGAGCACAGGTGGTGCCGCGAGAAGGCCGCCCTCTTTGACATCTGCCACATGGGTGAGCTCCTCTTCCAGGGGGACATCGAGGGGGACGGGCTGGAGCATGTCTTCACCTTTTCGGTCAAGAAGATCCCCGTCGGCCGCTCGCGCTACGGGTTTCTGCTGAACGAGCGGGGTGGGATCCTCGACGACCTCATCGTCTTCAGACTTGCCGAAGATCGCGCCATGGTTGTCGTCAATGCGGCGACCACGGAGAACGACTTTGCCGTCATCCGCTCCCGCCTGCGCCCCGGCGCCGATTTCACCGACATCACCCCCGCCCTCGGGAAGCTCGACCTGCAGGGGCCACTCGCCCGCGCGGTGCTGGTGGAGACCTTCGGGGAGGACCTCGCATCCATTCCCTTCTTCAAATTCGTGAAGCGGGAACTCCTCGGAGTGGAGGCGATCGTGAGCCGCACGGGCTACACCGGGGAGCTCGGCTACGAGATCTTCATTCCGGTGGAAAAGGTAGGCGAGCTCTGGGATCTTTTCGTGCGGGATGAGCGGGTAGCGCCCGCGGGGCTCGGGGCGCGGGATCTTCTGCGCCTGGAGCTCGGCTACTCCCTCTACGGCTCGGACATAGACGAGGAGACCACACCGATCTCCGCCGGTCTCGGCGGCTTTGTGGACCTGGGGAAGGAGTTTGTGGGGAAGGAAGCGCTCGTAGCCGAGGAGCGCGAGGGATCAAAGCGGGTTAAGGTCGCCTTCCGCGTCGACTCGCGGCGCGCACCGCGGCATGACTACGGCATCTACCACGAAGGCGCGGAGGTCGGCCGCGTGACCAGCGGCGCCTTTTCTCCCATGCTTGGGTGCGGCATAGGGCTTGGGTATGTCACCCCTCACTGCGCGCCGATCGGAACCCCCCTCACCATCAGGCACGAGAAGGTGGAACTGCAGGGGGTGGTCGTGGAGCTTCCCTTTTACCGCGAGGGGTCCCTGCGGGGATAATATCCATAAAACCGCGCTCATCGCGGGTTGACGCGGGACCCTCCTGCTGCAATACTTTACCGCGTGCATTTTACGGGGCATCTGGTGCTGCGGCACCATTCCAGGGGGGAGGTGGCAGATGACAAAGTACTACACGAAGGAGCACGAGTGGGTGGAGGTGGTCGGTGAAGTGGCGACGGTCGGCATCTCTGTCCATGCCGCCCACGAGCTCGGCGACATCACCTTCATCGAATTGCCCGCGACCGGGAAGACGGTAAGCCAGTCCGAGGTACTTGCCGGCATAGAGTCGGTGAAGGCGGCAAGTGACGTGTACGCACCCCTCTCCGGCACCGTCATCGAGGTGAACCCCGATCTGGAGAGCGCACCGGAGATAGTAAACCAGAGCGCCGAAGGTGAAGGGTGGCTCTGCAAGCTGGAGCCCGCCGACCTCTCCGAGCTCTCCGCCCTCATGGATGAGGCAAAATACCAGGAGTACCTGAAGGGGCTCAGCTGATGACATACTGCCCGAACACCCCCGAGGAGATACGGGAGATGCTCTCGGTGATCGGGGTGGAGACGATCGAGGATCTCTTCGCCCCCATACCGAAGGAGCTGCGCGCCCGCTCCTTCGACCTCCCCCCCGGCATCTCCGAATTCGAGCTCATGGACCGGGCGCGCCAGCTGGCGCAGGCCGGCGGCAGCGGGATCGTCCCCTTCATCGGCGGAGGTCTGTACGACCACCTCATCCCGGCGACCGTCGACCACCTCGGCTCCCGCGCAGAGTTCGCCACCTCCTACACCCCGTACCAGCCGGAGTGCTCGCAGGGGACGCTCCAGGCGCTCTACGAGTACCAGAGCGGGATCTGCCGCCTCACCGGGATGGAGGTATCGAACGCCTCCCTCTACGACGGCGGGACGGCCCTTGCGGAAGGGGCGCTCATGGCGCTGCGCGTCACCAACCGCAACGCCATCGTGCTCGACCAGTCCGTGAACCCTTTGCACCGGGAGATCGTCAGGGGATATCTGGCGGGGCACGAGGCGCAGCTCGTGGAGATCGAGGCGAAGGGGTGCGAGGCGGATCTGGAGCGCCTCTCTTCCGCCATCAGCGGGGAGACCGCGGCGGTCCTCGTGCAGAATCCAAACTTCTTCGGGAGCGTCGCCGATTTCACCGCACTCGCCGAACGGGCGCACCAGCAGGGGGCGCTCCTGGTGGTGTCGTGCTACCCCATCTCGCTCGGTCTTGTAAAGAGTCCCGGGGAAATGGGCGCGGACATCGCGGTCGGTGAGGGACAAAGCCTCGGCAACCCCCTCTCCTTCGGCGGCCCCGCCTTCGGCCTCATCGCCGCCACAAAAAGCCTCATCAGGAACCTTCCCGGGAGGATCGTCGGGGAGACCATCGACCGCTCCGGGCGTCGCGGCTACGTCCTCACCCTGCAGGCCCGCGAGCAGCACATAAAGAGGCACAAGGCGACCTCCAACATCTGCACCAACCAGAGCCTCTGCGCGCTGCGAGGGATGATCTTCATGACGGCGCTCGGCGCGGACGGTTTCCGCGAGCTGGCACAGCTAAACTACGACAAGGCGGAGCACGCCAAGAAGGTGCTCGCCCTGATCGACGGCGTCACCCTGGAAAACCGTGCGCCGACCTTCAACGAATTCACCCTCACGCTCCCCACGGACGCGGGAAGTGTCGTGCAGCGGCTCCTGGCGCGGGGGATCGCCGCGGGGGTGCCGCTCGGGTCGTACTACCCCGGGCGCGAGAACTCCCTCGTGGTGACGGTGACCGAACGGCGCAGCCGGGAGCAGATCGAGAAACTCGCCGAGGGTCTGCAGGAGGCGGTATGCAGCTGATATTCGAAAAATCGATGCCGGGGCGGCCGGGGGTGAGGCTCCCCGCGCCGGACGTCCCGCACGCCGAACCGTTCCCCGCCGAGCTC
The DNA window shown above is from Geomonas sp. RF6 and carries:
- the gcvT gene encoding glycine cleavage system aminomethyltransferase GcvT; translated protein: MDGMKNTPLLEKHQGLQALLAPFGGWLMPIQYAGILAEHRWCREKAALFDICHMGELLFQGDIEGDGLEHVFTFSVKKIPVGRSRYGFLLNERGGILDDLIVFRLAEDRAMVVVNAATTENDFAVIRSRLRPGADFTDITPALGKLDLQGPLARAVLVETFGEDLASIPFFKFVKRELLGVEAIVSRTGYTGELGYEIFIPVEKVGELWDLFVRDERVAPAGLGARDLLRLELGYSLYGSDIDEETTPISAGLGGFVDLGKEFVGKEALVAEEREGSKRVKVAFRVDSRRAPRHDYGIYHEGAEVGRVTSGAFSPMLGCGIGLGYVTPHCAPIGTPLTIRHEKVELQGVVVELPFYREGSLRG
- the gcvH gene encoding glycine cleavage system protein GcvH, with product MTKYYTKEHEWVEVVGEVATVGISVHAAHELGDITFIELPATGKTVSQSEVLAGIESVKAASDVYAPLSGTVIEVNPDLESAPEIVNQSAEGEGWLCKLEPADLSELSALMDEAKYQEYLKGLS
- the gcvPA gene encoding aminomethyl-transferring glycine dehydrogenase subunit GcvPA produces the protein MTYCPNTPEEIREMLSVIGVETIEDLFAPIPKELRARSFDLPPGISEFELMDRARQLAQAGGSGIVPFIGGGLYDHLIPATVDHLGSRAEFATSYTPYQPECSQGTLQALYEYQSGICRLTGMEVSNASLYDGGTALAEGALMALRVTNRNAIVLDQSVNPLHREIVRGYLAGHEAQLVEIEAKGCEADLERLSSAISGETAAVLVQNPNFFGSVADFTALAERAHQQGALLVVSCYPISLGLVKSPGEMGADIAVGEGQSLGNPLSFGGPAFGLIAATKSLIRNLPGRIVGETIDRSGRRGYVLTLQAREQHIKRHKATSNICTNQSLCALRGMIFMTALGADGFRELAQLNYDKAEHAKKVLALIDGVTLENRAPTFNEFTLTLPTDAGSVVQRLLARGIAAGVPLGSYYPGRENSLVVTVTERRSREQIEKLAEGLQEAVCS